A region from the Thermanaeromonas toyohensis ToBE genome encodes:
- a CDS encoding GerAB/ArcD/ProY family transporter, with protein sequence MQGIREEGFIHARQAAILMWFNVLPTAIIFLPSFLARRAQQDAWLAVIVAVLLTLPLGFILIWLGTRFPHLTLFQYSEIILGKVAGKAISIFYVLALIQLNALVLREFSEFLVSAVMPETPLLVFTVTLAAVAVYGARNGVEVISRSAEFVMPLMVVFILTILSLVTPEMSWRNLFPMLERGVKPVLAGAIVVLGFTGEISLLAGISGFLNPPQGVRMSVMVGLAGVFLFLLLVVLSSILVFGSAETGRLTFAVFSLARMISIANFLERIEVLFMAIWVAGIFIKVTLSLYIAALGLATVTELADFRPLCAPLAAFMVTLSILLFKNISHLLIYLEEIIPIWGFLWEFGIPTFLALVAVIRKVKGKESNVP encoded by the coding sequence ATGCAGGGGATACGGGAGGAAGGATTTATCCATGCCCGCCAGGCGGCTATTCTTATGTGGTTTAATGTCTTGCCCACAGCTATTATTTTCCTTCCCAGTTTCCTAGCCAGGAGGGCTCAGCAGGATGCCTGGCTGGCAGTCATTGTAGCTGTTTTACTCACCTTACCTTTAGGTTTTATCCTGATTTGGTTAGGGACCCGTTTCCCCCACCTTACGTTATTTCAATATAGCGAGATCATTTTAGGCAAAGTAGCGGGCAAAGCTATAAGTATATTTTACGTCTTGGCTTTGATTCAACTTAACGCCCTGGTCTTGCGCGAATTTAGCGAGTTTCTGGTTTCCGCAGTTATGCCGGAGACCCCTCTCCTTGTCTTTACAGTTACCCTGGCCGCAGTGGCAGTCTATGGTGCGCGTAACGGGGTGGAAGTTATCTCCAGATCAGCGGAGTTCGTCATGCCCTTGATGGTAGTCTTTATCCTCACCATTCTCTCCTTAGTGACGCCCGAAATGTCCTGGCGGAACCTCTTTCCTATGCTAGAAAGGGGAGTTAAGCCGGTTCTGGCAGGAGCTATAGTAGTTTTGGGATTTACAGGGGAGATTAGCCTTCTGGCAGGTATTAGCGGTTTCCTAAATCCACCCCAAGGTGTAAGGATGAGTGTAATGGTGGGGTTGGCCGGTGTATTTCTTTTCCTTTTGCTGGTGGTCTTAAGCAGTATTCTAGTTTTTGGTTCTGCAGAAACAGGACGTCTTACCTTTGCGGTCTTCTCTTTAGCTCGCATGATAAGCATAGCCAATTTCCTAGAACGTATTGAAGTACTTTTCATGGCCATCTGGGTGGCCGGGATTTTTATTAAAGTAACCCTTAGCCTATATATCGCTGCTTTGGGCCTAGCCACAGTAACGGAGCTTGCAGATTTTAGGCCCTTATGTGCTCCTTTAGCTGCCTTTATGGTCACCTTATCTATTTTGCTCTTTAAGAATATCAGTCACCTTCTTATTTATCTAGAAGAAATAATACCCATATGGGGATTCTTATGGGAATTTGGTATTCCTACCTTTCTAGCCTTGGTGGCAGTGATCAGGAAAGTAAAGGGGAAGGAATCTAATGTTCCTTAA